From the Candidatus Binataceae bacterium genome, the window ACGACGGGGAGAAGGAATGATGGAAACCCTTCTGTCAGAAGGGGTTTCGCGATCGCTTCGCTACTTGACGACCTGTGGATATCTCCCCATTTCCCGCTCATTTTGCCAGAAATATGCCAGAAATCGTCCACAGGGAACAGACAGGACAAGCGGTGAACACGCCGAGCGTGGAATTGCGGGAATATCAGGTACAACTGAGTATGAACTTCGAATAAGAAGTGAAATATACTCCGCCATTGACGTTGATCGACTGACCCGTGATGTAGCCGTTTCGCGCCAGCATCACCGCGACATCGGCGACCTCTTCGACACGGCCGAACCTGCCGACCGGAATTCGATCGGGAGTGATCCTCAAATCGGATTGCACCATGTCGGTCTCGACGAGTGCAGGCGAGATGACGTTGGCCGTAATCCCTTCCTTCACCAGATTCGATGCGTAGGAATGCATCAGGCCGATCATACCCGCTTTCGATGCCGCGTAATGCGGACCGACAACGCCACCGACATTGGCAGCCGTCGAAGAAATGAAGATCAGCCGGCCCCATCTGGCCTGCCGCATAGCGGGCAGAACTGCGCTAGTGACGAGGAACGCGGAGCGCAGGTTCACCGCGATCGTCTCGTCAAACAGGGCGAGATCGACATCCTCTATCCTGCGCCCCCGAGCGACGCCGGCATTGTTTACCAGGATACTCACCTCGCCAAGCTCAGCCGTGATCGCGGCCATCATCGAAGAGACTTCGTCGGGA encodes:
- a CDS encoding 3-oxoacyl-ACP reductase family protein, translated to MELNGKLALVTGGSRGIGRAIALGLAEAGADVAVNFKENKSAADEVVARITNSGRRAIAVGADVSVPDEVSSMMAAITAELGEVSILVNNAGVARGRRIEDVDLALFDETIAVNLRSAFLVTSAVLPAMRQARWGRLIFISSTAANVGGVVGPHYAASKAGMIGLMHSYASNLVKEGITANVISPALVETDMVQSDLRITPDRIPVGRFGRVEEVADVAVMLARNGYITGQSINVNGGVYFTSYSKFILSCT